The proteins below are encoded in one region of Synergistaceae bacterium:
- a CDS encoding succinylglutamate desuccinylase: MKLKGTPLTAAILLLAAIGLAAMAGASFMAMWKDDVLVPAPGFEKKMLSDWFDGLAGSPGDTPVYVQQGGEPGGTVLILGGTHPTEPASMVAATLFLERAEVVKGRLIVIPQANMLGFTHNSPQEAHPQSISFEAPDGSRRVFRFGSRLTNPLYEWPAPDIYIHPASGQQLPGKERGNINRCYPGIPDGSVTEQAAYAITEMIKIEGVDLSIDLHEASPEYPVVNAIVAHERSMELAAMTTMDLEMAGIPMRLEPSPKNLRGLTHREWGDYTDTMPVLMEAGNPVQGRLRGRTDERLALTGEDKAYVKAAGLGRLYIPYDGDQRIEYRVGRHVASIMVFLENLDLLEPDKGVLLEGIPSFDDLQEKGVGAFLSPMEL, from the coding sequence ACTTGCCGCGATGGCGGGCGCTTCATTCATGGCGATGTGGAAGGACGACGTCCTCGTGCCCGCGCCGGGCTTCGAGAAGAAGATGCTTAGCGACTGGTTCGACGGCCTTGCAGGTTCTCCGGGGGACACGCCGGTCTACGTGCAGCAGGGGGGAGAACCGGGCGGCACCGTGTTGATCCTGGGAGGAACTCACCCGACCGAGCCTGCCTCGATGGTCGCGGCGACCCTGTTCCTGGAGCGAGCCGAGGTAGTCAAGGGCAGGCTGATTGTGATCCCGCAGGCCAACATGCTTGGCTTCACGCACAACTCCCCGCAGGAGGCTCACCCGCAGAGCATATCCTTCGAGGCCCCGGACGGAAGCAGGAGGGTATTCCGATTTGGCTCCCGCCTGACCAACCCTCTTTACGAGTGGCCCGCGCCCGACATCTACATCCACCCCGCGTCAGGGCAGCAGCTCCCGGGCAAGGAGAGAGGAAACATCAACCGATGCTATCCGGGCATCCCGGATGGATCGGTCACGGAGCAGGCGGCCTACGCTATAACTGAGATGATCAAGATCGAGGGGGTCGACCTGTCGATAGACCTGCACGAGGCATCGCCAGAGTACCCGGTGGTGAACGCGATAGTCGCTCATGAGAGGAGCATGGAGCTGGCCGCCATGACCACGATGGACCTGGAGATGGCGGGGATCCCGATGCGACTGGAACCGTCGCCGAAGAACCTGCGCGGACTGACGCACAGGGAGTGGGGGGACTACACTGATACGATGCCGGTGCTGATGGAGGCGGGCAACCCGGTGCAGGGGCGCCTCCGCGGCAGGACGGACGAGAGGCTCGCCCTCACCGGGGAGGACAAGGCCTATGTGAAGGCCGCGGGCCTCGGAAGGCTCTACATCCCCTACGACGGTGACCAGAGGATCGAGTACAGGGTGGGGAGGCACGTAGCGTCGATAATGGTCTTCCTGGAGAATCTTGATCTCCTGGAGCCCGACAAGGGAGTGCTTCTGGAGGGCATCCCCTCGTTCGATGATCTGCAAGAGAAGGGCGTCGGGGCCTTCCTTTCGCCCATGGAGTTGTAA
- the ggt gene encoding gamma-glutamyltransferase: MRRYLSAALVLLLVMAAGACAAEFEVRDVYSRRGMVSSAHELASRAGVEIMERGGNAIDAAVATMLALNVVEPNASGLGGGGFSTIRFAKTGEVVELDYREIAPLSATKDMYASEASKKARESVLGGKAVGVPGIVMGVFTMLEKYGTMTFAEVAEPAIRLAEEGFEVHPMQNGIINDEYDKLAKYSPVCAFLPDGLPAEAGSILKQPELAGAFRLLAKDGPNAFYRGPIGEAVVAAVNGAGGDMSMKDLNNYSMEIRTPVKGTYRGYSIYSTPPASSGGTHIVQLLNIMENFQVSSWGHNSPTYLHHLAEAMKMVFADRQRYMADTAFVDVPLKGLASKEYARTQADKITPFEAAAEVLPGNPWRYDEAKEVAYQGHDGNKHVSTSSFSVVDAAGNIVASTNTVNFFFGSGVVVPEYGIVLNNEMDDFAQDPASVNAPEPGKRPLSSMSPTIVIDPEGRPFMTLGSAGAMRIITALSQIIMNVVDFGMTMDEAIEQPRIFNSAGGGKAGQLLVEGGISPKTATFLRFMGHDVVERDRDGYFGTAQGIMFNYSVPKASRFRINGGADSRRLGVPVGF; this comes from the coding sequence ATGAGAAGGTATCTATCGGCGGCGCTTGTGCTGCTCCTCGTCATGGCGGCGGGGGCATGTGCGGCGGAGTTCGAGGTGCGCGACGTCTATTCGCGCAGGGGAATGGTCTCGTCGGCGCACGAGCTCGCCTCCCGGGCGGGCGTCGAGATCATGGAGAGGGGCGGCAACGCCATAGACGCGGCCGTGGCCACCATGCTCGCGCTGAACGTGGTGGAGCCGAACGCCTCGGGCTTAGGAGGAGGCGGCTTCTCGACCATACGCTTCGCAAAGACGGGCGAGGTCGTCGAGCTGGACTACAGGGAGATAGCACCCCTGTCCGCCACGAAGGACATGTACGCTTCCGAGGCCTCCAAGAAGGCCAGGGAGTCCGTGCTCGGAGGCAAGGCCGTCGGAGTCCCCGGGATCGTGATGGGAGTCTTCACGATGCTGGAGAAGTACGGTACCATGACCTTCGCCGAGGTCGCCGAGCCGGCGATTCGCCTCGCGGAGGAGGGCTTCGAGGTTCACCCGATGCAGAACGGCATAATCAACGACGAGTACGACAAGCTCGCCAAGTACAGCCCGGTCTGCGCATTCCTTCCCGACGGGCTTCCCGCCGAGGCTGGCTCGATACTGAAGCAGCCGGAGCTCGCCGGGGCGTTCAGACTGTTGGCGAAGGACGGCCCGAACGCCTTCTACAGAGGCCCGATAGGCGAGGCGGTGGTGGCCGCTGTCAACGGAGCGGGCGGCGACATGTCCATGAAGGACCTCAACAACTACAGCATGGAGATCAGGACGCCGGTCAAGGGAACCTACCGGGGCTACTCCATATACTCGACGCCCCCGGCGTCCAGCGGCGGCACCCACATAGTGCAGCTTCTTAACATAATGGAGAACTTCCAGGTCAGCTCCTGGGGTCACAACTCGCCGACCTATCTTCACCACCTCGCCGAGGCGATGAAGATGGTCTTCGCCGACCGCCAGCGCTACATGGCGGACACCGCTTTCGTGGACGTTCCGCTCAAGGGCCTTGCGAGCAAGGAGTACGCCAGGACCCAGGCGGACAAGATCACCCCGTTCGAGGCCGCGGCAGAGGTGCTACCCGGCAACCCATGGCGTTACGACGAGGCCAAGGAAGTGGCATACCAGGGGCACGACGGCAACAAGCACGTCTCCACGAGCTCCTTCTCCGTGGTCGATGCGGCCGGCAACATTGTGGCGTCGACCAACACGGTCAACTTCTTCTTCGGCTCCGGGGTGGTAGTGCCCGAGTACGGGATCGTCCTCAACAACGAGATGGACGACTTCGCTCAGGATCCGGCGAGCGTGAACGCGCCCGAGCCCGGAAAGCGTCCCCTCTCCTCGATGTCGCCGACCATTGTGATCGACCCGGAGGGACGGCCCTTCATGACCCTCGGCTCGGCCGGCGCGATGAGGATCATCACGGCGCTCAGCCAGATCATAATGAACGTGGTCGACTTCGGGATGACCATGGACGAGGCCATCGAGCAGCCCCGCATCTTCAACTCCGCAGGTGGCGGCAAGGCGGGACAGCTCCTTGTCGAGGGCGGGATCAGCCCGAAGACAGCGACCTTCCTTCGCTTCATGGGGCACGACGTGGTCGAGCGCGACCGCGACGGCTACTTTGGCACCGCCCAGGGCATAATGTTCAACTACTCCGTGCCCAAGGCGAGCCGGTTCAGGATAAACGGCGGCGCGGACAGCAGGCGGTTGGGGGTCCCGGTGGGTTTCTAA
- the rbsK gene encoding ribokinase yields MLKGRGWTVESGPKVAVIGSANMDLVTMTPRMPRIGETLEARTFFTGFGGKGANQAVAAARLGADVLMVAKIGDDMFGSEMKRNFEENGVDARFVETVSGCPTGVATISVDDAGNNCIMIVKGANGELSPEDISRAAPSLRGSGMMLLQLEIPVETVYSAIDLARREGIPVLLNPAPAMKLEQKYLRMVDFLAPNETELEMITGMPATTPEEALLAARHLVGLGVPAVITTLGARGSLYVDAEGHFFAEPLPVKPVDSTGAGDAFIGGFAFHYLKSGDVREAMNMANRYAAVSTLRAGTQASFLGMDEFKRTIREMER; encoded by the coding sequence ATGTTGAAGGGCAGGGGATGGACTGTGGAGAGTGGACCCAAGGTCGCAGTCATAGGCAGCGCGAACATGGATCTCGTCACCATGACCCCGCGCATGCCCAGGATAGGCGAGACGCTGGAGGCGCGTACCTTCTTCACCGGCTTCGGCGGGAAGGGGGCAAACCAGGCGGTGGCGGCGGCCCGCCTGGGCGCCGACGTCCTGATGGTCGCGAAGATCGGAGACGATATGTTCGGCTCGGAGATGAAGCGAAACTTCGAGGAAAACGGGGTGGACGCCCGCTTCGTCGAGACGGTGAGCGGCTGTCCGACCGGGGTGGCGACCATCTCGGTGGACGATGCCGGGAACAACTGCATCATGATCGTCAAGGGGGCCAACGGGGAGCTCTCGCCGGAGGACATATCCAGGGCCGCCCCCTCTCTGAGAGGGAGCGGCATGATGCTGCTTCAGCTGGAGATTCCAGTCGAGACAGTCTACTCCGCAATTGATCTCGCTCGAAGAGAGGGGATCCCGGTACTGCTCAACCCCGCGCCCGCGATGAAACTGGAGCAGAAATACCTGCGGATGGTGGACTTCCTCGCGCCCAACGAGACAGAGCTGGAGATGATCACCGGTATGCCAGCGACCACGCCGGAGGAGGCCCTTTTGGCGGCGAGACATCTTGTCGGCCTTGGAGTGCCTGCGGTTATAACGACCCTTGGGGCTAGAGGGTCGCTTTATGTTGACGCCGAGGGACACTTTTTTGCCGAGCCTCTTCCCGTGAAGCCTGTCGACTCCACAGGGGCTGGGGACGCCTTCATCGGGGGCTTCGCCTTCCACTACCTCAAGTCGGGAGACGTTAGAGAGGCCATGAACATGGCCAACCGGTACGCGGCTGTATCGACTCTCAGGGCGGGGACCCAGGCCTCCTTCCTCGGGATGGACGAGTTCAAGAGGACAATCAGGGAGATGGAGAGATGA
- the deoC gene encoding deoxyribose-phosphate aldolase — MSRDLAKYIDHTLLKPDATPADVSKLCAEAREFGFASVCVNGGFVRQVARELKGSGVMTCSVVGFPLGSGTTGSKAFEASEAVENGASEIDMVIAVGRLLSGDEEYVREDIRAVVEASGGAPVKVIIETCLLTDGQKEIACRLAGEAGARFVKTSTGFSSGGATVEDVALMRRVVGDRLGVKASGGIRSRKDAERMIAAGASRIGASASVRICGGE; from the coding sequence ATGAGCCGGGATCTTGCCAAGTACATTGACCACACACTGCTCAAGCCGGACGCGACCCCGGCGGACGTGTCCAAACTGTGCGCCGAGGCCCGAGAGTTCGGCTTCGCGTCCGTCTGTGTGAATGGAGGCTTCGTGCGACAGGTCGCACGGGAGCTCAAGGGATCCGGCGTGATGACCTGCTCTGTTGTCGGCTTTCCCCTAGGTTCCGGCACGACCGGGTCGAAGGCCTTCGAGGCCTCGGAGGCCGTAGAGAACGGTGCGTCCGAGATAGACATGGTCATAGCCGTGGGCAGGCTGCTCTCGGGCGACGAGGAGTACGTTCGGGAGGACATTCGAGCCGTGGTCGAGGCCTCCGGCGGCGCTCCGGTGAAGGTGATAATCGAGACCTGCCTGCTGACGGACGGACAGAAGGAGATCGCCTGCCGATTGGCCGGGGAGGCGGGCGCTCGCTTCGTCAAGACGTCTACCGGGTTCTCCTCCGGTGGCGCGACGGTGGAGGACGTCGCCCTGATGAGGCGGGTCGTCGGCGACCGACTCGGGGTGAAGGCGTCGGGCGGCATAAGGAGCAGGAAGGACGCCGAGCGGATGATCGCCGCCGGGGCCTCTCGCATCGGGGCGTCGGCCTCGGTGAGGATCTGCGGAGGCGAGTGA
- a CDS encoding capsule biosynthesis protein CapB, with protein MILLAWTDVRWMKRLSAPIRVLVTGSRGKSSVVRLLTSALASFGLDARGRITGVLPRELRPGGPGSRLEEVLLLRSGQASVADMNWWLSSLHTSVDAVVMENSAIAPELQHLASRWLRPVCSVLVNVRPDHEESWGRGEERAARALCLGLRSDCGEHPVILPRHVAEKPFVERLLREGGCLPVPCEGGADFRDEHLSIVESVCDLLGLDGKAGRRAASLLPPDLADFALHGEGEGILASAFSANDPESAESLFLSTGWSRRDTVVLFNSRSDRPGRLGAFSSWLSSHQWRRVCVCGGSPLVLPRRTERLRIPDGVALTNFVRREGLVFGCGNVAGAPLDYLESVRGRGGGSR; from the coding sequence GTGATCCTTCTCGCCTGGACTGACGTGCGCTGGATGAAACGCCTCTCCGCCCCGATAAGGGTTCTGGTGACGGGGAGCCGGGGGAAGAGCTCCGTTGTCCGCCTGCTGACCTCGGCTCTTGCCTCCTTCGGCCTCGATGCCAGGGGGAGGATCACGGGGGTGCTGCCCCGCGAGCTTCGCCCCGGCGGCCCTGGAAGTCGCCTCGAGGAAGTGCTGCTGCTGCGCTCCGGGCAGGCGAGCGTCGCCGATATGAACTGGTGGCTCTCCTCTCTTCATACTTCCGTGGACGCAGTCGTGATGGAGAACAGCGCTATAGCCCCCGAGCTCCAGCACCTGGCCTCCAGGTGGCTGAGGCCGGTCTGCTCCGTGCTTGTCAACGTGCGACCCGACCACGAGGAGTCGTGGGGCAGGGGGGAGGAGAGAGCCGCCCGGGCCCTCTGCCTCGGCCTCCGCTCGGACTGCGGTGAGCATCCCGTGATCCTCCCCCGGCATGTCGCGGAGAAGCCCTTCGTCGAGCGCCTGCTGCGGGAGGGTGGCTGCCTGCCGGTCCCCTGCGAGGGCGGAGCGGACTTCAGAGATGAGCACCTCTCGATCGTGGAGAGTGTCTGCGACCTGCTGGGGCTGGACGGGAAGGCCGGGAGAAGGGCCGCGTCACTTCTCCCCCCGGACCTGGCCGACTTCGCCCTTCACGGGGAGGGGGAGGGGATCCTGGCGTCCGCCTTCTCCGCCAACGACCCGGAGTCCGCCGAGAGCCTTTTCCTCTCCACCGGTTGGAGCAGGCGGGACACTGTCGTCCTCTTCAACTCCCGGAGCGACCGGCCGGGTCGCCTCGGGGCCTTCTCGTCCTGGCTCTCGTCCCACCAATGGAGGAGGGTCTGCGTCTGCGGCGGTTCGCCCCTTGTCCTTCCAAGGCGAACCGAGAGGCTGAGGATTCCCGACGGCGTGGCGTTGACGAACTTCGTGCGGCGCGAGGGCCTGGTCTTCGGGTGCGGCAACGTCGCGGGGGCGCCGCTGGATTACCTCGAGTCGGTCCGCGGGAGAGGAGGCGGCTCGCGATGA
- a CDS encoding capsule biosynthesis protein CapC, translating into MTEQRLMIVGLGIVLGMIFFHRTGYSPGGVITPGLLALELTSPERVAWVFLFAWVASLALELAVRAVGLYGRQRIGAALLVALTVRIAAGCFLPVEDLWIGWVVPGLVGADMQRQGALPTVGATLATAIAAAMAGRLLAGVPI; encoded by the coding sequence ATGACGGAGCAGAGGCTGATGATCGTAGGCCTGGGCATAGTCCTCGGCATGATCTTCTTTCACAGAACCGGGTACTCCCCCGGCGGGGTGATCACGCCCGGCCTGCTGGCGCTGGAGCTTACTTCGCCGGAGAGGGTGGCGTGGGTCTTCCTGTTCGCCTGGGTGGCCTCCCTCGCCCTGGAGCTCGCAGTCCGTGCCGTCGGCCTTTACGGACGACAGAGGATTGGGGCGGCGCTCCTGGTAGCGCTGACGGTCCGGATCGCCGCCGGGTGCTTCCTGCCGGTGGAAGATCTGTGGATAGGATGGGTGGTGCCGGGCTTGGTGGGGGCGGACATGCAGAGGCAGGGCGCCCTCCCGACCGTAGGCGCGACTTTGGCGACCGCGATAGCCGCCGCTATGGCGGGGCGACTGCTGGCCGGGGTGCCGATTTGA